Proteins from a single region of Urocitellus parryii isolate mUroPar1 chromosome 4, mUroPar1.hap1, whole genome shotgun sequence:
- the Mrpl49 gene encoding large ribosomal subunit protein mL49 has product MAAAVFRASLRGWTTGVLRGFGLRHQSQTQGPPDYPSFVESVDEYHFVERLLPPTSIPKPPKHEHYPTPSGWQPPRDPPPNLPYFVRRSRMHNIPVYKDITHGNRQMTVIRKVEGDIWALQKDVEDFLSPLLGKTPITQVNEVTGTLRVKGYFDEQLKAWLLEKGF; this is encoded by the exons ATGGCGGCGGCCGTGTTCCGGGCGTCGCTGCGGGGCTGGACCACTGGGGTCCTGCGGGGCTTCGGGCTGCGGCACCAG AGCCAGACCCAGGGGCCACCTGATTACCCCAGCTTCGTGGAATCTGTGGATGAGTATCACTTCGTGGAGCGCCTGTTACCTCCAACCAGCATCCCAAAGCCCCCAAAGCATGAACATTATCCCACCCCTAGTGGCTGGCAGCCTCCCAGAG ATCCCCCACCCAACCTGCCCTACTTTGTACGGCGCTCTCGAATGCACAACATCCCTGTCTACAAGGACATCACACATGGCAACCGCCAAATGACTGTGATCCGGAAAGTGGAGGGGGATATCTGG GCCCTACAGAAGGATGTGGAAGATTTTCTGAGCCCACTGCTGGGGAAGACACCTATCACCCAGGTTAATGAGGTGACTGGTACCCTTCGAGTCAAGGGCTACTTTGATGAGCAGCTTAAAGCCTGGCTCCTTGAGAAGGGCTTCTGA